A region of Malaciobacter marinus DNA encodes the following proteins:
- a CDS encoding helicase-related protein, whose translation MKDILQKQLQNLLNCDLKSQFPLARSLNRKLKFFVGPTNSGKTYSAMQELKQSNSGLYLAPLRLLALEGYEDLKSSNLEASLITGEEQIFDEDASHVCSTIEMIDFDLDVDLAIIDEVQMLDDDERGWAWVNAIIGCPAKQIVMTGSVNALDAVKKIAQYLNEDLEIVKFKRKNELHLMEKQTLLKELEPQTALIAFSRNDVLKLKQKLQKYHKVSVIYGNLSPEVRRDEARRFREKQSDILIATDAIAMGLNLPIKTILFTNHKKFDGISRRGINVNEIVQIAGRAGRYGHHEEGFIGATSRETLKHLHKEYVKPVKTIKPPFKVKISAQQLEGLSAHIKTKSLQKILKFFLDNMYFDGPFIASNIGSMLTTSKILDQKNNLKLEDKYMLSQAPVTVKSPIILQAYDAYIAAVIKNKVVRYKPSITLPKKAITQRDLLLVEDEVKKISLYLWLSYKFPKLFPDSVKASISRASFNSFIEKSLKLNLKDERENNNKKFPSKFPPRRRKRF comes from the coding sequence ATGAAAGATATACTCCAAAAACAGTTACAAAACTTATTAAATTGTGATTTAAAATCTCAGTTTCCTTTAGCAAGAAGTTTAAATAGAAAATTAAAATTTTTTGTTGGCCCTACTAATTCTGGTAAAACATACAGTGCAATGCAAGAGTTAAAACAATCAAATAGTGGTCTTTATCTTGCACCTTTAAGGCTTTTAGCACTTGAGGGTTATGAGGATTTAAAATCTTCAAATCTTGAAGCTTCTTTAATCACAGGAGAAGAACAAATTTTTGATGAAGATGCTTCTCATGTTTGTTCAACAATTGAGATGATTGATTTTGATTTGGATGTAGATTTAGCAATTATTGATGAAGTTCAAATGCTAGATGATGATGAAAGAGGTTGGGCATGGGTAAATGCTATTATTGGATGTCCCGCAAAACAGATTGTTATGACAGGTTCAGTTAATGCTTTAGATGCAGTAAAAAAGATTGCACAATATTTAAATGAAGATTTAGAAATAGTAAAATTTAAAAGAAAAAATGAACTTCATTTAATGGAAAAACAAACTTTATTAAAAGAGCTTGAACCTCAAACAGCTTTAATTGCATTTAGCAGAAATGATGTACTTAAATTAAAGCAAAAACTACAAAAATATCATAAGGTTTCAGTTATATATGGAAACTTATCTCCCGAAGTTAGACGTGATGAAGCACGAAGATTTAGAGAAAAACAAAGTGATATTTTAATTGCAACAGATGCAATAGCAATGGGATTAAATTTACCTATTAAGACTATACTTTTTACAAATCATAAAAAATTTGATGGAATATCAAGAAGAGGAATAAATGTAAATGAAATCGTTCAAATAGCAGGAAGAGCAGGTAGATATGGACATCATGAAGAAGGATTTATAGGTGCTACTTCAAGAGAAACTTTAAAACATTTACACAAAGAGTATGTAAAACCTGTTAAAACTATAAAACCACCTTTTAAAGTAAAAATCAGTGCACAACAACTTGAGGGATTAAGTGCTCATATTAAAACAAAATCTTTACAAAAAATATTAAAATTTTTCCTTGATAATATGTATTTTGATGGTCCTTTTATTGCATCAAATATTGGTTCAATGCTTACTACATCAAAAATTTTAGATCAAAAAAATAATTTAAAATTGGAAGATAAATATATGCTTTCACAAGCGCCTGTTACTGTAAAATCTCCAATTATTTTACAAGCTTATGATGCATATATTGCAGCTGTAATTAAAAATAAAGTAGTAAGATATAAACCCTCAATTACATTGCCTAAAAAAGCTATTACACAGCGAGATTTACTTTTAGTTGAAGATGAAGTAAAGAAAATATCGCTTTATTTATGGCTCTCATATAAGTTTCCAAAACTTTTTCCAGATAGTGTTAAAGCTAGTATTTCAAGAGCCAGTTTTAATAGTTTTATAGAAAAATCATTAAAACTAAATTTAAAAGACGAAAGAGAAAATAATAATAAAAAGTTTCCAAGTAAATTTCCACCAAGACGTAGAAAAAGATTTTAA
- a CDS encoding flagellin gives MRINTNAASLIAQEAAANTTKNVSSSLEKLSTGLRINKASDDASGLAIADKLRTQASSIGQSISNGNSAVSLTQIADKAMSEQSNILDVLKTKLVQASTDTTSDEGRKAIGKDVSKLLNQLNNIASQTNYNGTTVLQGATSASAAAQLTFQMGEKAADTIQTTAGVRANLSGLSLDGLKASADAGFASAGSARSLMASVDTAINTLNGWRADFGSTQNQLESAIRNQMTQQTNIKAAESVIRDVDYAQESSNFNKQNIIAQAGTYAMSQANASQQNVLRLLQ, from the coding sequence ATGAGAATTAATACAAATGCAGCTTCATTGATAGCTCAAGAAGCAGCTGCAAACACAACAAAAAATGTAAGTAGTTCGTTAGAAAAACTAAGTACTGGTTTAAGAATCAATAAAGCAAGTGATGATGCTTCTGGTTTAGCAATTGCTGATAAACTAAGAACTCAAGCAAGCTCAATTGGTCAATCAATTTCAAATGGTAACTCAGCAGTTTCTTTAACACAAATTGCTGATAAAGCTATGTCAGAGCAATCTAATATTTTAGATGTTCTTAAAACAAAGTTAGTTCAAGCTTCAACTGATACAACATCAGATGAGGGTAGAAAAGCAATTGGAAAAGATGTTAGTAAATTACTAAATCAATTAAATAATATTGCTAGTCAAACTAATTACAATGGTACAACAGTATTGCAAGGAGCAACATCTGCTTCTGCTGCAGCACAATTAACATTCCAAATGGGTGAAAAAGCTGCTGATACTATTCAAACAACAGCTGGTGTTAGAGCAAACTTAAGTGGATTATCACTTGATGGACTTAAAGCTTCTGCTGATGCAGGATTTGCTTCTGCTGGAAGTGCTAGAAGTTTAATGGCAAGTGTTGATACAGCTATTAACACACTAAATGGATGGAGAGCAGACTTCGGTTCTACTCAAAATCAATTAGAATCAGCTATTAGAAACCAAATGACTCAGCAAACAAATATTAAAGCTGCTGAATCAGTAATTAGAGATGTGGATTATGCACAAGAAAGTTCTAACTTTAACAAACAAAATATTATTGCGCAAGCAGGTACTTATGCGATGAGTCAAGCTAATGCTTCTCAACAAAATGTACTTAGATTACTTCAGTAG
- a CDS encoding flagellin, translated as MRINTNTASLMAQEANSNTNKALTNSLEKLSTGLRINKASDDASGLAIADKLRTQASSLGQSISNGNSAISLTQIADKAMAEQSNILDIIKTKLIQASTDTTSQEGRKSIGKDIDKLLVQLDNISKQTNYNGTSLLQGASGGAAAVQLTFQMGENVNDTISTTAGVRANVSGLTLDALKSAAASGTSAVFDAGDSRGFLDDIDSALNTLNGWRADFGSTQNQLESAVRNQMTQQTNIKAAESVIRDVDYAQESATFNKQNIIAQAGTYAMSQANNVQQNVLRLLQ; from the coding sequence ATGAGAATTAATACAAACACTGCTTCACTTATGGCACAAGAAGCAAATAGCAATACAAATAAAGCATTAACTAACTCTTTAGAGAAGCTAAGTACAGGGCTTAGAATCAATAAAGCAAGTGATGATGCATCAGGACTTGCAATTGCTGATAAATTAAGAACACAAGCTAGTTCACTAGGACAATCAATTTCAAATGGAAACTCAGCAATTTCTTTAACACAAATTGCAGATAAAGCCATGGCTGAGCAATCAAATATTTTAGATATTATTAAAACTAAACTTATTCAAGCATCAACTGATACTACGTCTCAAGAAGGTAGAAAATCTATTGGTAAAGATATTGATAAATTATTAGTTCAATTAGATAATATTTCAAAACAAACAAACTATAATGGTACATCACTATTACAAGGTGCTTCTGGTGGTGCGGCTGCAGTTCAATTAACTTTTCAAATGGGTGAGAATGTAAATGATACAATCTCTACAACAGCTGGAGTTAGAGCAAATGTGTCTGGTTTAACATTAGATGCTTTAAAATCAGCAGCTGCTTCTGGTACATCAGCTGTGTTTGATGCAGGTGATTCAAGAGGTTTCTTGGATGATATAGATAGTGCACTAAATACACTAAATGGATGGAGAGCAGATTTTGGTTCTACTCAAAACCAATTAGAATCAGCAGTAAGAAACCAAATGACTCAACAAACAAATATTAAAGCTGCAGAATCTGTAATTAGAGATGTTGATTATGCACAAGAAAGTGCAACATTTAATAAACAAAATATCATTGCACAAGCTGGTACTTATGCTATGAGTCAAGCTAATAATGTTCAACAAAATGTTCTAAGATTGTTGCAATAA
- the trmA gene encoding tRNA (uridine(54)-C5)-methyltransferase TrmA: MNCIYFGKCASCTLYDKSYEEQLQYKVNIEKQRFKDLTNIEFDVIKSQDKNFRNRAEFRIWKNFKDKEAITINYAMNDFDKNTLEIKSCEIVSEDISKLMPKLLDELQKDETLKYKLFACEFLNSTKGDTLITLIYHKKLEDEWISKAKLLEKKLNIKIIGRSRKQKVVLSKDYIEEELKINNKNFFFEYKEGGFTQPNSHVNIKMIEWVLDKLEVSNKDLCELYCGGGNFTIPLSTKFKNVLATEISKTSIKSALKNCQLNSISNIDFIRMSSEEFVEALEEKREFRRLKDIDLKSYNFSTIFVDPPRAGLDETTRKLVSNFEKIIYISCNPETLHRDLIELTKTHKIDNFALFDQFSYTKHIESAVVLNKF; encoded by the coding sequence ATGAATTGTATATATTTTGGAAAATGTGCTAGTTGTACTTTGTATGACAAATCATATGAGGAACAACTTCAATATAAAGTTAATATAGAAAAACAAAGATTTAAAGATTTAACTAATATTGAATTTGATGTTATAAAAAGTCAAGATAAAAACTTTAGAAATAGAGCAGAATTTAGAATTTGGAAAAATTTTAAAGATAAAGAAGCTATAACAATAAACTATGCTATGAATGATTTTGATAAAAATACATTAGAAATAAAATCATGTGAAATCGTAAGTGAAGATATTTCAAAGCTTATGCCAAAACTATTAGATGAGTTACAAAAAGATGAAACACTTAAATATAAACTTTTTGCATGTGAATTTTTAAACTCAACAAAAGGTGATACGCTTATTACTTTAATCTATCATAAAAAGTTAGAAGATGAATGGATTAGTAAAGCAAAACTTTTAGAAAAAAAATTAAATATAAAAATTATTGGAAGAAGTAGAAAACAAAAAGTTGTTTTAAGTAAAGATTATATTGAGGAAGAATTGAAAATAAATAATAAAAACTTCTTTTTTGAATATAAAGAGGGTGGATTTACACAACCAAATAGTCATGTAAATATAAAAATGATTGAATGGGTATTAGATAAACTTGAAGTAAGCAATAAAGATTTGTGTGAGCTTTACTGTGGAGGGGGAAACTTTACAATACCTCTATCTACTAAATTTAAAAATGTTTTAGCAACAGAAATTTCAAAAACATCAATAAAATCAGCTTTGAAAAATTGTCAATTAAACTCTATATCAAATATCGATTTTATTAGAATGAGTAGTGAAGAGTTCGTAGAAGCTTTAGAAGAAAAAAGAGAGTTTAGAAGACTAAAAGACATTGATTTAAAATCTTATAATTTTTCAACTATTTTTGTTGATCCACCAAGAGCAGGACTTGATGAAACAACTAGAAAATTAGTATCAAATTTTGAAAAGATAATCTATATTTCATGTAATCCAGAAACATTACATAGGGATTTAATAGAGCTTACAAAAACACATAAAATTGATAATTTTGCTTTATTTGACCAGTTTTCTTATACAAAGCATATAGAAAGCGCAGTTGTATTAAACAAATTTTAA
- the glmU gene encoding bifunctional UDP-N-acetylglucosamine diphosphorylase/glucosamine-1-phosphate N-acetyltransferase GlmU, with protein sequence MNNLSIIILAAGAGTRMKSEKPKVLHEISGKPMLYYSIKEALKLSDDITVVLYHQALKVQQTIEKYFDNINFVIQDHENYPGTGGAVMNIEPKYEKTLVLNGDMPLIQASELKKFDLNATIVMSVLDLEDATGYGRVILKNEKVVKIVEQKDANEEELKVTTANAGIYQFQTSFLKQYLPLLSNNNAQKEYYITDLIELAIKDNKTLKPLVVSEENFKGVNSKYELAKAEIIHQNRIKKQFMQNGVIMRLPDTIYIEETVQIEGESIIENGVCLLGNTKIINSIVKTNSIVEDSILENSDIGPMARIRPKSHLKDTHIGNFVETKKAILNGVKAGHLSYLGDCEMDTGTNVGAGTITCNYDGVNKHKTKVGKNVFIGSDTQLVAPVTIEDDVILAAGACITKDVPKGSLAITRAPMKIIKNYFYKFFKK encoded by the coding sequence ATGAATAATTTATCAATAATAATACTTGCAGCTGGTGCTGGAACAAGAATGAAATCTGAAAAACCTAAGGTTTTACATGAAATTTCAGGAAAGCCAATGCTTTATTACTCAATTAAAGAAGCATTAAAATTAAGTGATGATATTACAGTGGTTTTATATCATCAGGCTTTAAAAGTACAGCAAACTATTGAAAAATATTTTGATAATATAAATTTTGTTATTCAAGATCATGAAAACTATCCAGGAACTGGTGGAGCTGTTATGAATATAGAACCTAAGTATGAGAAGACTTTGGTTTTAAATGGTGATATGCCATTAATACAAGCAAGTGAGTTAAAAAAATTTGATTTAAATGCAACAATTGTTATGTCAGTATTAGATTTAGAAGATGCAACAGGATATGGAAGAGTAATTTTAAAAAATGAAAAAGTTGTAAAGATTGTTGAACAAAAAGATGCAAATGAAGAAGAGTTAAAAGTAACAACTGCAAATGCTGGAATTTATCAGTTTCAAACATCATTTTTAAAACAATATTTACCACTTTTATCAAATAATAATGCACAAAAAGAGTATTATATTACTGATTTAATAGAACTTGCAATAAAAGATAATAAAACACTAAAACCATTAGTTGTAAGTGAAGAGAACTTTAAAGGTGTTAACTCAAAATATGAGTTGGCAAAAGCTGAAATAATACATCAAAATAGAATCAAAAAACAGTTTATGCAAAATGGTGTTATTATGAGACTTCCTGATACTATTTATATAGAAGAAACAGTTCAAATTGAGGGTGAATCTATAATTGAAAATGGAGTTTGTTTATTAGGTAATACAAAAATTATAAACTCAATTGTTAAAACAAACTCAATAGTTGAAGACTCAATATTAGAAAATTCTGATATTGGACCAATGGCAAGAATAAGACCTAAAAGTCATTTAAAAGATACTCATATTGGAAATTTTGTAGAGACAAAGAAAGCCATTTTAAATGGTGTTAAAGCAGGTCATCTATCTTATTTGGGTGATTGTGAAATGGACACGGGAACAAATGTAGGTGCTGGAACAATTACTTGTAATTATGATGGAGTTAATAAACACAAAACAAAAGTAGGAAAAAATGTCTTTATAGGTTCAGATACTCAATTAGTAGCTCCTGTAACTATAGAAGATGATGTTATTTTAGCAGCTGGAGCTTGTATTACAAAAGATGTGCCAAAAGGTTCTCTTGCTATTACAAGAGCTCCAATGAAAATAATCAAAAACTACTTTTATAAATTTTTTAAGAAGTAA
- a CDS encoding flagellin, which yields MRINTNAASLVAQEAATNTNKNLSSSLEKLSTGLRINKASDDASGLAIADKLRTQASSIGQSISNGNSAVSLTQIADKAMAEQSNILDIIKTKLVQAATDTTSDDGRTAIGKDVTKLLDQLDNIAKQTNYNGTTLLQGATSASAAAQLTFQMGEKAADTIATTAGVRANVSGLVLSDVKSSAGAGFSSALGARNLLDDIDTAINTLNGWRADFGSTQNQLESAIRNQMTQQTNIKAAESVIRDVDYAQESSNFNKQNIIAQAGTYAMSQANAIQQNVTRLLQ from the coding sequence ATGAGAATAAATACAAATGCAGCTTCACTTGTAGCACAAGAAGCAGCAACAAACACAAATAAAAATTTAAGTTCTTCATTAGAAAAATTAAGTACTGGTCTTAGAATCAATAAAGCAAGTGATGATGCTTCTGGTTTAGCAATTGCTGATAAACTAAGAACACAAGCAAGCTCAATTGGTCAATCAATCTCAAATGGTAATTCAGCAGTTTCTTTAACACAAATCGCTGATAAAGCTATGGCTGAGCAATCAAATATTTTAGATATCATCAAAACAAAACTTGTTCAAGCTGCAACTGATACAACATCAGATGATGGTAGAACAGCAATTGGAAAAGATGTTACTAAATTATTAGATCAGTTAGATAATATTGCTAAACAAACTAATTATAATGGTACAACACTATTACAAGGTGCAACATCTGCTTCAGCAGCAGCACAATTAACATTCCAAATGGGTGAAAAAGCTGCTGATACTATTGCTACAACAGCTGGTGTTAGAGCAAATGTATCAGGTTTAGTTTTATCTGATGTTAAATCTTCTGCTGGTGCTGGATTTAGTTCTGCATTAGGAGCTAGAAACTTATTGGATGATATTGATACAGCTATTAACACGCTAAATGGATGGAGAGCAGACTTCGGTTCTACTCAAAATCAATTAGAATCAGCTATTAGAAACCAAATGACTCAGCAAACAAATATTAAAGCTGCTGAATCAGTAATTAGAGATGTGGATTATGCACAAGAAAGTTCTAACTTTAACAAACAAAATATTATTGCACAAGCTGGTACTTATGCTATGAGTCAAGCTAATGCAATTCAACAAAACGTTACTAGATTATTACAATAA
- a CDS encoding flagellin, whose translation MRINTNAASLVAQEAATNTNKNLSSSLEKLSTGLRINKASDDASGLAIADKLRTQASSIGQSISNGNSAVSLTQIADKAMAEQSNILDIIKTKLVQASTDTTSDDGRKAIGKDVSKLLDQLNNIASQTNYNGTTLLQGASGGAAADQLTFQMGEKAADTIQTNSGVRANVSGLTLDGLKASSDAGFASAGSARSLMATVDTAINTLNGWRADFGSTQNQLESAIRNQMTQQTNIKSAESVIRDVDYAQESANFNKQNIIAQAGTYAMSQANAIQQNVTRLLQ comes from the coding sequence ATGAGAATAAATACAAATGCAGCTTCACTTGTAGCACAAGAAGCAGCAACAAACACAAATAAAAATTTAAGTTCTTCATTAGAAAAATTAAGTACTGGTCTTAGAATCAATAAAGCAAGTGATGATGCTTCTGGTTTAGCAATTGCTGATAAACTAAGAACACAAGCAAGCTCAATTGGTCAATCAATCTCAAATGGTAATTCAGCAGTTTCTTTAACACAAATCGCTGATAAAGCTATGGCTGAGCAATCTAATATTTTAGATATTATTAAAACAAAATTAGTTCAAGCTTCGACTGACACAACATCAGATGATGGTAGAAAAGCAATTGGAAAAGATGTTAGTAAACTATTAGATCAATTAAATAATATTGCTAGCCAAACTAATTATAATGGTACAACACTATTACAAGGTGCTTCTGGAGGTGCAGCTGCTGATCAATTAACATTCCAAATGGGTGAAAAAGCTGCTGATACTATTCAAACTAATTCAGGTGTTAGAGCAAATGTATCAGGATTAACGCTAGATGGTCTTAAAGCTTCTTCTGATGCAGGATTTGCTTCTGCTGGAAGTGCAAGAAGTTTAATGGCAACAGTTGATACAGCTATAAACACGCTAAATGGATGGAGAGCAGACTTTGGTTCTACTCAAAACCAATTAGAATCAGCTATTAGAAACCAAATGACTCAGCAAACAAATATTAAATCTGCTGAATCAGTTATTAGAGATGTTGATTATGCACAAGAAAGTGCTAACTTTAACAAACAAAATATTATTGCGCAAGCTGGTACTTATGCTATGAGTCAAGCTAATGCAATTCAACAAAACGTTACTAGATTATTACAATAA
- a CDS encoding flagellin — protein sequence MRINTNAASLVAQEAATNTNKNLSSSLEKLSTGLRINKASDDASGLAIADKLRTQASSIGQSISNGNSAVSLTQIADKAMAEQSNILDIVKTKLVQAATDTTSQEGRAAIGKDVKKLLDQLDNIASQTNYNGTTLLQASGAGTGSATALTFQMGEKAADTIVTTAGVQANAIGLGVSGLRSAAGAGTSAGGFDAAGARGFMTTVDSAINTLNGWRADFGSTQNQLESAIRNQMTQQTNIKAAESVIRDVDYAQESANFNKQNIIAQAGTYAMSQANAIQQNVTRLLQ from the coding sequence ATGAGAATAAATACAAATGCAGCTTCACTTGTAGCACAAGAAGCAGCAACAAACACAAATAAAAATTTAAGTTCTTCATTAGAAAAATTAAGTACTGGTTTAAGAATCAATAAAGCAAGTGATGATGCGTCAGGACTTGCAATTGCTGATAAACTAAGAACTCAAGCAAGTTCAATTGGTCAATCAATTTCAAATGGTAATTCAGCAGTTTCTTTAACACAAATCGCTGATAAAGCTATGGCTGAGCAATCTAATATTTTAGATATTGTGAAAACAAAGCTAGTTCAAGCTGCAACTGATACAACTTCGCAAGAAGGTAGAGCAGCAATTGGTAAAGATGTAAAAAAATTACTAGACCAATTAGATAATATTGCTAGTCAAACTAACTACAATGGAACAACACTTTTACAAGCATCTGGTGCTGGTACAGGTTCAGCAACAGCACTTACATTCCAAATGGGTGAAAAAGCAGCTGATACAATTGTAACAACAGCTGGTGTTCAAGCAAATGCTATTGGACTTGGAGTTAGTGGATTAAGATCTGCAGCTGGGGCTGGTACATCTGCTGGTGGATTTGATGCAGCTGGGGCTAGAGGTTTTATGACAACAGTTGATAGTGCTATTAACACGCTAAATGGATGGAGAGCAGACTTCGGTTCTACTCAAAACCAATTAGAATCAGCTATTAGAAACCAAATGACTCAGCAAACAAATATCAAAGCTGCTGAATCAGTTATTAGAGATGTTGATTATGCACAAGAAAGTGCTAACTTTAACAAACAAAATATTATTGCACAAGCTGGTACTTATGCTATGAGTCAAGCTAATGCAATTCAACAAAACGTTACTAGATTATTACAATAA
- a CDS encoding ankyrin repeat domain-containing protein produces the protein MLNLFKQDVTENFQKELLKNYLNVEKVQKLIDNGADIHRLNDKEQTLLFPLVKKKRIEAIRILLKNKIDINHEDMYGKTVLSEAVERGDGVMIRFLLDNGASIDYINSSGRTILQDVALEGNHRVFEILLAHKPNLNIKDTYGRTVLFDAVEGENLKIIREVLNNIENPNAVDENEQTALFLAVLKEKPEVAKFLIVNGVDIHVTDENRENVLFNAVVMGASNIDVIELLLEKGIKLNIKNINNETILDEILKILEILKNPKEKIEGKYKLANKKRNYLKLTSVLIENGLAVNRVDSQGKTVLYKEVLRKNYSTIDFLLASGADINSEDKNGRTVLFEAIFDGMKNIEMVEYLLTKGADIDHRDILERTVVDELCEIILVQHNNKKPISRRYLDIDDEEDYFTLLKRVISYRPKLNKQRSTGKTTIFDLIVQNNLSLIKLLFNSGANANIMDDNGDTPLTLLVDHGLKVKSIRNKEQFLEKLVFLLKFRIDVNIRDKDGRTVYHKAVIADDIEVVEKLLSKKADLNIKDRQGRTALHHTQWKGNFKIARLLIAAGADINAVDYAGFTILNYAAILGHTKLVVILIASGVFMYNHNKKSRSVAQFFKEREKNLAKLLNGNITDPKMLSAIKQVIKNLRAEIDEALK, from the coding sequence ATGTTGAACTTATTTAAACAAGATGTAACTGAAAACTTTCAAAAAGAGCTACTTAAAAACTATTTAAATGTAGAAAAAGTTCAAAAATTAATAGACAATGGTGCAGATATCCATAGATTAAATGATAAAGAACAAACATTATTATTCCCTTTAGTAAAGAAAAAAAGAATTGAAGCTATAAGAATTTTACTTAAAAATAAGATTGACATTAACCATGAAGATATGTATGGAAAAACAGTTTTAAGTGAAGCTGTTGAACGTGGTGATGGAGTAATGATTAGATTTTTGCTTGATAATGGCGCTTCAATAGATTATATAAACTCTTCTGGAAGAACAATTTTACAAGATGTTGCTTTAGAGGGAAATCATAGAGTATTTGAGATTTTACTAGCACATAAACCAAATTTAAATATTAAAGATACATATGGAAGAACAGTGCTTTTTGATGCTGTTGAGGGTGAAAATTTAAAGATTATAAGAGAAGTTTTAAATAATATAGAAAATCCAAATGCTGTTGATGAAAATGAACAAACAGCACTATTTTTAGCTGTTTTAAAAGAAAAACCAGAAGTAGCTAAATTTTTAATTGTAAATGGTGTAGATATACATGTAACTGATGAAAATAGAGAAAATGTACTTTTTAATGCTGTTGTTATGGGTGCTTCAAATATTGATGTTATAGAATTGCTTTTAGAAAAAGGCATAAAATTAAATATTAAAAATATAAATAATGAGACAATTTTAGATGAAATATTAAAAATATTAGAAATATTAAAAAACCCTAAAGAAAAAATTGAAGGAAAATATAAACTTGCAAACAAAAAAAGAAACTATTTAAAACTTACTTCTGTTTTAATTGAAAATGGCTTAGCCGTAAATAGAGTTGATAGTCAAGGTAAAACTGTTTTATATAAAGAAGTATTAAGAAAAAATTATAGTACGATCGATTTTTTATTAGCCTCAGGAGCTGATATAAATTCAGAAGATAAAAATGGAAGAACCGTTTTATTTGAAGCTATTTTTGATGGAATGAAAAATATTGAAATGGTTGAATATTTATTGACAAAGGGTGCTGATATTGACCATAGAGATATTTTAGAAAGAACAGTTGTTGATGAACTTTGTGAAATAATTTTGGTTCAACACAATAATAAAAAGCCTATTTCAAGAAGATATTTAGATATTGATGATGAAGAAGATTATTTTACACTTTTAAAAAGAGTTATAAGTTATAGACCAAAATTAAACAAACAAAGATCAACTGGAAAAACTACCATATTTGATTTAATTGTACAAAATAATCTTTCTTTGATTAAACTTCTTTTTAATTCAGGGGCAAATGCTAATATTATGGATGATAATGGAGATACTCCTTTAACTTTATTAGTTGATCATGGTTTAAAAGTAAAAAGTATTAGAAATAAAGAGCAATTTTTAGAAAAGTTAGTTTTTCTATTAAAATTTAGAATTGATGTTAATATTAGAGATAAAGATGGAAGAACTGTTTATCATAAAGCAGTTATTGCAGATGATATTGAAGTTGTAGAAAAACTTTTATCAAAAAAAGCAGATTTAAATATAAAAGATAGACAAGGAAGAACTGCACTGCATCATACCCAATGGAAAGGAAACTTTAAAATTGCAAGACTTTTAATTGCAGCAGGTGCGGATATAAATGCAGTTGATTATGCAGGATTTACTATTTTAAATTATGCTGCAATTTTGGGGCATACAAAATTAGTTGTTATTTTAATAGCTTCTGGTGTATTTATGTATAATCATAATAAAAAAAGCCGTTCTGTTGCACAATTTTTTAAAGAAAGAGAAAAAAATTTAGCAAAACTTTTAAATGGGAATATAACAGATCCTAAAATGCTTAGTGCAATAAAACAAGTAATAAAAAATCTAAGAGCAGAAATTGACGAAGCTTTAAAGTAA